The Streptomyces sp. Alt3 genome has a segment encoding these proteins:
- a CDS encoding 5-carboxymethyl-2-hydroxymuconate Delta-isomerase → MPQITVDYSAELDDSFDRRGFALALHPLVAETVSTKIPACKTRFRRAEDSVVGDAATGDSIVNVSIAMLPGRTPEIKAQLTEAVLELLAGHLKPVDGLTVHASAEIRDLDASYRKD, encoded by the coding sequence ATGCCGCAGATCACCGTCGACTACTCCGCCGAGCTCGACGACAGCTTCGACCGCCGCGGCTTCGCGCTGGCCCTGCACCCGCTCGTCGCCGAGACCGTGTCCACCAAGATCCCCGCCTGCAAGACCCGCTTCCGCCGGGCCGAGGACTCCGTCGTCGGTGACGCCGCCACGGGCGACTCCATCGTGAACGTCTCGATCGCGATGCTGCCCGGCAGGACCCCCGAGATCAAGGCGCAGCTGACGGAAGCCGTGCTGGAGCTGCTGGCCGGACACCTGAAGCCCGTGGACGGGCTCACCGTCCACGCCTCGGCCGAGATCCGGGACCTGGACGCGTCCTACCGCAAGGACTGA
- a CDS encoding TetR/AcrR family transcriptional regulator: protein MTTRVRRRMGVEERRAQLIGVALELFSHRSPDDVSIDEIASAAGISRPLVYHYFPGKRSLYEAALKRAADELSGRFLEAHEGPLGARLIRVMHRFFDFVEEHGPGFAALMRGGPAGGSSTADALVDGVRQAAYEQIIAHLGVVSPPARLEFVVRSWVSLAESTALLWLDGKRVPRAELELQLVHDFAALGAVSAAYDQEMAGVMLRVFSQEPADGPFGELLTRLSVLAPAAPAVPPQRLPQSLR, encoded by the coding sequence ATGACGACCCGGGTACGGCGCAGGATGGGTGTCGAGGAGCGCAGGGCCCAGTTGATCGGTGTCGCCCTGGAGTTGTTCAGCCACCGCTCGCCCGACGACGTGTCGATCGACGAGATCGCGTCGGCCGCCGGTATCTCGCGTCCGCTCGTCTACCACTACTTCCCGGGGAAGCGCAGTCTGTACGAGGCGGCGCTGAAGCGGGCGGCCGACGAGCTGTCCGGCCGCTTCCTGGAGGCGCACGAAGGGCCCCTGGGTGCAAGGCTGATCCGGGTGATGCACCGGTTCTTCGACTTCGTCGAGGAGCACGGCCCGGGGTTCGCCGCGCTGATGCGGGGCGGTCCGGCCGGCGGTTCGTCGACGGCCGACGCCCTGGTCGACGGGGTGCGCCAGGCGGCGTACGAGCAGATCATCGCGCATCTCGGTGTGGTGTCCCCGCCCGCGCGGCTGGAGTTCGTCGTGCGGTCGTGGGTGTCGCTGGCCGAGTCGACGGCGCTGCTCTGGCTCGACGGGAAGCGCGTTCCGCGTGCCGAGCTGGAGTTGCAGCTGGTGCACGACTTCGCGGCGCTGGGGGCGGTGAGCGCGGCGTACGACCAGGAGATGGCCGGCGTGATGCTGCGGGTCTTCTCGCAGGAGCCTGCGGACGGCCCGTTCGGCGAACTGCTCACCAGACTCTCGGTCCTGGCGCCCGCCGCACCGGCCGTCCCGCCGCAGCGGCTGCCTCAGTCCTTGCGGTAG
- the pulA gene encoding pullulanase-type alpha-1,6-glucosidase translates to MSRTTLRRGAVAALCAALLPVVPAATASAAPRPPAPPSDAKLAKEAARHDLTREQFYFVLPDRFADGDTSNNRGGLTGSRLETGYDPTDKGFYQGGDLKGLTQRLDYIKGLGTTAIWLAPIFKNRPVQGTGDNASAGYHGYWITDFTQVDPHFGTNADLTKLIDKAHGKGMKVFFDVITNHTADTVDYAEKKYGYKPKGAFPYLDEDGRPFDDAQGMADVDADSFPYTPVNTGRKVPAWLDDATMYHNRGDSTYAGESTEYGDFSGLDDLWTERPEVVSGMEKIYEKWVRDFDIDGFRIDTVKHVDMDFWTQWATALDGYAAKHGRDDFFMFGEVYSADTAITSPYVTRGRLDATLDFPFQEAARQYASQGAPASKLAAVYADDYRYTTDKANAYEQVTFLGNHDMGRIGTFLKQDNPEAGDAELLNRARLANELMFLGRGNPVIYYGDEQGYTGAGGDKDARQTMFASKTADYLDDDQLGTDRTHASDAYDTGHPLYRSIAALSKLTREHPALRDGTQTERYAKDSVHAFSRTDTKRPYEYLVASNNSAEARTVKLPTESAGMNFRTLYGGSGAVRSAADKTVEVTVPALSSIVLRADKQLGTPAAKPTVTLKAPAVGATGTVEISADVDGGDLNRVVFAAQTGDGKWTTLGSADHAPYKVTQHLDESVKAGTALRYKAVVVDRAGRTTSALASTTAGQAPPAPKPVAVDRDQAVVHYKRADGDYEGWQLKSGDRTADFIGRDAYGAFAWIDLDEGASSVPYTVEKGGTADGPERTVDLARTGQVWIEQGKEGQSTEAPEAPPQDTGKAVLHYHRADGDYDGWGLHTWTGAAAPTDWAKPLQPVRSDAYGVTFEVPLTDGATSLSYILHKGDEKDLPSDQSLDIASYGHEVWMLGGKPGYLLPQAGGVPTPDLTKAEAQWIDADTVVWKVKATDATSQQLVYAKNGGISVVDGALSDEGQWLRLGATELTAAQKAKYPHLKDYPAFTVDTRDRDRVRESLRGQLIATQRAANGALLAATGVQTAGVLDELYGKAASGVALGPVFRKDSPTLSVWAPTARTVSLELDGKTVPMRRDDRTGVWSVTGKKSWTGKPYRYAVQVWAPTVQKLVTNKVTDPYSTALTADSARSLVVDLDDPKLAPRGWSALKKPAAVPLRDAQIQELHVRDFSITDSTSKHPGEYLAFTDTRSDGMKHLEELADSGTSYVHLLPVFDIGTIPEKKSDQQKPACDLSVLAPDSEEQQACVTKAAAKDAFNWGYDPLHYTVPEGSYASDPDGTKRTTEFRQMVQGLNGAGLRTVMDVVYNHTVASGQDDKSVLDRIVPGYYQRLLEDGTVATSTCCANTATENTMMGKLVVDSVVTWAKEYKVDGFRFDLMGHHPKANILAVRKALDELTVARDGVDGKKIILYGEGWNFGEIADDARFVQATQKNMAGTGIATFSDRARDAVRGGGPFDEDPGVQGFASGLYTDPNTSTANGTEAEQRARLLHYQDLIKVGLTGNLADYTFTDTQGRTVKGSAVDYNGAPAGYAAAPGDALAYADAHDNETLYDALAFKLPADTTAADRARMQVLAMATAALSQGPALSQAGTDLLRSKSLDRNSYDSGDWFNALHWDCRKGNGFGRGLPPAADNQDKWSYGKPLLTSGALSPGCAQITGASAAYQDLLTIRTTEKDFGLATTGQVQDALSFPLSGTKETPGVITMRLGDLVVVMNATPDTQVQALTGLAGKTYALHPVQASGADTTVRKSSYERKSGSFTVPGRTVAVFSQR, encoded by the coding sequence GTGTCCCGAACCACCCTCCGTCGGGGAGCCGTCGCCGCACTGTGCGCGGCGCTGCTGCCCGTCGTACCGGCGGCCACCGCGTCCGCCGCGCCCAGACCCCCCGCCCCGCCCTCCGACGCGAAACTCGCGAAGGAGGCGGCCAGGCACGACCTGACCCGCGAGCAGTTCTACTTCGTGCTGCCCGACCGGTTCGCCGACGGGGACACCTCCAACAACCGAGGCGGACTCACCGGCTCGCGTCTGGAGACCGGCTACGACCCGACGGACAAGGGCTTCTACCAGGGCGGTGACCTCAAGGGCCTCACCCAGCGGCTCGACTACATCAAGGGGCTCGGCACCACCGCGATCTGGCTCGCGCCGATCTTCAAGAACCGTCCCGTGCAGGGCACCGGAGACAACGCGTCCGCCGGCTACCACGGCTACTGGATCACCGACTTCACCCAGGTCGACCCGCACTTCGGGACGAACGCCGACCTCACGAAGCTGATCGACAAGGCCCACGGCAAGGGCATGAAGGTCTTCTTCGACGTCATCACCAACCACACCGCCGACACCGTCGACTACGCAGAGAAGAAGTACGGCTACAAGCCCAAGGGCGCCTTCCCGTACCTCGACGAGGACGGCCGGCCCTTCGACGACGCACAGGGCATGGCGGACGTGGACGCCGACTCCTTCCCGTACACCCCGGTGAACACGGGCAGGAAGGTCCCCGCCTGGCTCGACGACGCCACGATGTACCACAACAGGGGCGACTCGACCTATGCCGGCGAGTCCACCGAGTACGGCGACTTCTCCGGCCTCGACGACCTGTGGACCGAGCGTCCCGAGGTCGTCTCCGGCATGGAGAAGATCTACGAGAAGTGGGTCCGCGACTTCGACATCGACGGCTTCCGCATCGACACCGTCAAGCACGTCGACATGGACTTCTGGACCCAGTGGGCCACCGCCCTGGACGGATACGCGGCCAAGCACGGCCGGGACGACTTCTTCATGTTCGGCGAGGTCTACTCCGCCGACACCGCGATCACCTCGCCGTACGTGACACGGGGCAGGCTCGACGCGACGCTCGACTTCCCCTTCCAGGAAGCCGCCCGGCAGTACGCGTCCCAGGGCGCCCCGGCCTCGAAGCTCGCCGCCGTCTACGCGGACGACTACCGCTACACCACGGACAAGGCCAACGCCTACGAGCAGGTCACCTTCCTCGGCAACCACGACATGGGCCGCATCGGGACCTTCCTGAAGCAGGACAACCCGGAGGCCGGCGACGCCGAACTCCTGAACCGCGCCCGCCTCGCCAACGAGCTGATGTTCCTCGGCCGCGGCAACCCGGTGATCTACTACGGCGACGAGCAGGGCTACACCGGAGCCGGCGGCGACAAGGACGCCCGGCAGACGATGTTCGCCTCGAAGACCGCCGACTACCTCGACGACGACCAGCTGGGCACCGACCGTACCCACGCCTCCGACGCGTACGACACCGGCCACCCGCTCTACCGCTCGATCGCGGCCCTGTCGAAGCTCACCCGGGAGCACCCGGCCCTGCGCGACGGCACCCAGACCGAGCGCTACGCCAAGGACTCCGTCCACGCCTTCTCGCGTACGGACACCAAGCGCCCGTACGAATACCTCGTCGCCTCCAACAACAGCGCCGAGGCGAGGACGGTGAAGCTCCCCACCGAGTCCGCCGGCATGAACTTCCGTACGCTGTACGGCGGTTCCGGTGCGGTGCGCAGCGCCGCCGACAAGACCGTCGAGGTCACCGTGCCCGCGCTGTCCAGCATCGTGCTCCGCGCCGACAAGCAGCTCGGCACCCCCGCCGCCAAGCCCACGGTCACCCTGAAGGCCCCGGCCGTCGGAGCCACCGGCACCGTGGAGATCAGCGCCGACGTCGACGGCGGCGACCTGAACCGCGTCGTGTTCGCCGCGCAGACCGGCGACGGGAAGTGGACCACCCTCGGCTCCGCCGACCACGCCCCGTACAAGGTCACCCAGCACCTCGACGAGTCGGTGAAGGCCGGGACCGCGCTGCGCTACAAGGCCGTGGTCGTCGACCGCGCCGGGCGCACCACGAGCGCCCTCGCCTCCACGACCGCCGGCCAGGCACCGCCCGCCCCGAAGCCCGTCGCCGTCGACCGTGACCAGGCGGTCGTCCACTACAAGCGCGCGGACGGCGACTACGAGGGCTGGCAGCTCAAGTCCGGTGACCGGACCGCCGACTTCATCGGCCGGGACGCCTACGGCGCCTTCGCCTGGATCGATCTCGACGAGGGTGCCTCCTCGGTGCCGTACACCGTCGAGAAGGGCGGCACGGCCGACGGCCCCGAGCGGACCGTCGACCTCGCCAGGACCGGCCAGGTCTGGATCGAGCAGGGCAAGGAGGGCCAGAGCACCGAGGCGCCGGAGGCCCCGCCGCAGGACACCGGCAAGGCCGTCCTGCACTACCACCGAGCCGACGGCGACTACGACGGCTGGGGCCTGCACACCTGGACCGGTGCCGCTGCCCCCACGGACTGGGCCAAGCCGCTCCAGCCCGTGAGGAGCGACGCCTACGGAGTCACCTTCGAGGTCCCGCTCACCGACGGCGCCACCTCCCTCAGCTACATCCTCCACAAGGGCGACGAGAAGGACCTCCCGAGCGACCAGTCCCTCGACATCGCCTCGTACGGGCACGAGGTCTGGATGCTCGGCGGCAAGCCCGGCTACCTGCTGCCCCAGGCCGGCGGGGTGCCCACGCCCGACCTCACCAAGGCCGAGGCCCAGTGGATCGACGCGGACACCGTCGTCTGGAAGGTGAAGGCCACCGACGCCACCAGCCAGCAGCTCGTGTACGCGAAGAACGGCGGCATCTCCGTCGTCGACGGCGCCCTGTCCGACGAGGGACAGTGGCTGCGGCTCGGCGCCACCGAACTCACCGCCGCGCAGAAGGCGAAGTACCCGCACCTCAAGGACTATCCGGCGTTCACCGTCGACACCCGGGACCGGGACCGCGTCCGTGAGTCCCTGCGCGGCCAGCTGATCGCCACTCAGCGCGCCGCCAACGGGGCCCTGCTCGCCGCCACCGGCGTACAGACCGCCGGTGTGCTGGACGAGCTGTACGGCAAGGCGGCGAGCGGCGTCGCGCTCGGTCCCGTCTTCCGCAAGGACAGCCCGACCCTCTCCGTCTGGGCACCCACCGCCCGCACGGTCTCGCTCGAACTCGACGGGAAGACCGTCCCGATGCGCCGCGACGACCGCACCGGCGTCTGGTCGGTCACCGGCAAGAAGTCCTGGACTGGCAAGCCCTACCGCTACGCCGTCCAGGTCTGGGCCCCCACCGTCCAGAAACTGGTCACGAACAAGGTCACCGACCCCTACTCCACCGCCCTGACCGCCGACTCCGCCCGCAGCCTCGTCGTCGACCTCGACGACCCGAAGCTCGCGCCGCGCGGCTGGTCCGCGCTGAAGAAGCCCGCCGCCGTCCCGCTCCGCGACGCCCAGATCCAGGAGCTGCACGTCCGTGACTTCTCGATCACGGACTCCACGTCGAAGCACCCCGGCGAGTACCTCGCCTTCACCGACACCCGCTCCGACGGCATGAAGCACCTCGAGGAGCTCGCGGACTCCGGCACCAGCTACGTGCACCTGCTGCCCGTCTTCGACATCGGGACCATCCCGGAGAAGAAGTCCGACCAGCAGAAGCCGGCCTGCGACCTGTCCGTCCTCGCACCCGACTCCGAGGAACAGCAGGCCTGTGTCACGAAGGCCGCCGCCAAGGACGCCTTCAACTGGGGTTACGACCCGCTGCACTACACGGTCCCCGAAGGCTCCTACGCCTCCGACCCCGACGGCACGAAGCGCACCACCGAGTTCCGGCAGATGGTCCAGGGACTCAACGGCGCCGGGCTGCGGACCGTCATGGACGTCGTCTACAACCACACCGTCGCCTCCGGCCAGGACGACAAGTCCGTCCTCGACAGGATCGTGCCCGGCTACTACCAGCGGCTCCTGGAGGACGGCACCGTCGCCACCTCGACCTGCTGCGCCAACACCGCGACCGAGAACACCATGATGGGCAAGCTCGTCGTGGACTCCGTCGTCACCTGGGCCAAGGAGTACAAGGTCGACGGCTTCCGCTTCGACCTCATGGGCCACCACCCCAAGGCCAACATCCTGGCAGTCCGCAAGGCCCTCGACGAGCTCACCGTCGCCAGGGACGGCGTCGACGGCAAGAAGATCATCCTGTACGGCGAGGGCTGGAACTTCGGAGAGATCGCCGACGACGCCCGCTTCGTCCAGGCCACCCAGAAGAACATGGCCGGCACCGGCATCGCCACCTTCTCCGACCGGGCCCGTGACGCCGTGCGCGGCGGCGGCCCCTTCGACGAGGACCCCGGCGTCCAGGGCTTCGCCTCCGGCCTCTACACCGACCCCAACACCTCCACCGCCAACGGCACCGAGGCCGAACAGAGGGCCCGGCTGCTCCACTACCAGGACCTGATCAAGGTCGGCCTCACCGGCAACCTCGCCGACTACACCTTCACCGACACCCAGGGCCGCACGGTCAAGGGCTCGGCCGTCGACTACAACGGGGCTCCCGCCGGATACGCCGCGGCCCCCGGCGACGCCCTCGCCTACGCCGACGCCCACGACAACGAGACCCTCTACGACGCCCTCGCCTTCAAGCTCCCCGCCGACACCACGGCAGCCGACCGGGCCCGCATGCAGGTCCTGGCGATGGCGACCGCCGCGCTCTCCCAGGGCCCCGCGCTCTCCCAGGCCGGCACCGACCTGCTGCGCTCCAAGTCCCTGGACCGCAACTCCTACGACAGCGGTGACTGGTTCAACGCGCTGCACTGGGACTGCCGCAAGGGCAACGGCTTCGGACGGGGACTGCCGCCGGCCGCCGACAACCAGGACAAGTGGTCCTACGGCAAGCCGCTGCTGACCTCCGGCGCGCTCAGCCCCGGATGCGCGCAGATCACCGGAGCCTCCGCCGCCTACCAGGACCTGCTCACGATCCGCACCACCGAGAAGGACTTCGGCCTCGCCACCACCGGGCAGGTCCAGGACGCCCTCTCCTTCCCGCTCTCCGGCACGAAGGAGACCCCGGGGGTGATCACGATGCGCCTGGGCGACCTGGTCGTCGTCATGAACGCCACCCCGGACACCCAGGTCCAGGCCCTCACCGGCCTGGCCGGGAAGACGTACGCGCTGCACCCCGTCCAGGCGTCGGGCGCGGACACCACCGTCAGGAAGTCCTCGTACGAAAGGAAGTCGGGCAGCTTCACCGTGCCGGGACGCACGGTCGCCGTGTTCTCCCAGCGCTGA